A portion of the Elephas maximus indicus isolate mEleMax1 chromosome 13, mEleMax1 primary haplotype, whole genome shotgun sequence genome contains these proteins:
- the ISLR gene encoding immunoglobulin superfamily containing leucine-rich repeat protein, with protein MQELCLLCWAVLLGLGQACPEPCDCGEKYGFQIADCAYRDLETVPPGFPSNVTTLSLSANRLPGLPSGAFEEVPLLQSLWLAHNEIRTVAAGALASLGHLKSLDLSHNLISDFAWSDLHNLSALQLLKMDSNELAFIPRDAFRSLRSLRSLQLNHNRLHTLAEGTFAPLTALSHLQINDNPFDCTCGIVWLKTWALATTVSIPEQDNIACTSPHVLKGTPLSRLPPLPCSAPSVQLTYQPSQDGAELRPGFVLALHCDVDGQPAPQLHWHIQTPGGTVEIASPNVGVDGRAPPGALAASGRPRFQAFANGSLLIPDFGKLEEGTYSCLATNELGSAESSVNVALATPGEGGEDALGRRFHGKAAEGKGCYTVDNEVQPSGPEDNVVIIYLSRAGNHEAAVVAGGGPGQQPLGLLLLGQSLLLLFLASF; from the coding sequence ATGCAGGAGCTGTGTCTGCTGTGCTGGGCGGTTCTCCTGGGCCTGGGGCAGGCCTGTCCCGAGCCCTGTGATTGTGGGGAGAAGTACGGCTTCCAGATAGCAGACTGTGCCTACCGAGACCTGGAGACCGTGCCACCCGGCTTCCCATCCAACGTCACCACGTTGAGCTTGTCTGCCAACCGTCTTCCAGGATTGCCCAGTGGCGCCTTTGAGGAGGTGCCCCTGCTGCAGTCGCTGTGGCTGGCGCACAATGAGATTCGCACGGTGGCTGCCGGTGCCCTGGCCTCTCTTGGCCATCTCAAGAGCCTGGACCTCAGTCACAACCTCATCTCTGACTTTGCCTGGAGCGACCTGCACAACCTCAGTGCCCTGCAGCTCCTCAAGATGGACAGCAATGAGCTGGCCTTCATCCCCCGAGATGCCTTCCGCAGCCTTCGTTCCCTGCGCTCGCTGCAGCTCAACCACAACCGCTTGCACACGCTGGCCGAGGGCACCTTCGCGCCACTCACCGCGCTGTCTCACCTGCAGATCAACGATAACCCCTTTGACTGCACCTGCGGCATTGTGTGGCTCAAGACGTGGGCTCTGGCCACTACCGTGTCCATCCCAGAGCAGGACAACATCGCCTGCACCTCACCGCATGTGCTGAAGGGCACGCCGCTGAGCCGCCTGCCACCGCTGCCATGCTCGGCACCCTCGGTGCAGCTCACCTACCAGCCCAGCCAGGACGGGGCAGAGCTGCGGCCCGGCTTTGTGCTGGCGCTTCACTGTGACGTGGATGGGCAGCCGGCACCCCAGCTGCACTGGCACATCCAGACGCCCGGGGGCACCGTGGAGATCGCCAGCCCCAATGTGGGTGTGGACGGACGTGCCCCACCTGGTGCGCTGGCAGCCAGTGGCAGGCCCCGCTTCCAGGCCTTTGCCAATGGCAGCCTGCTCATCCCCGACTTTGGCAAGCTGGAGGAGGGCACCTACAGCTGCCTGGCCACCAACGAGCTGGGTAGTGCCGAGAGCTCTGTGAACGTGGCGTTAGCCACGCCAGGCGAGGGTGGCGAGGACGCACTGGGCCGCCGGTTCCACGGCAAAGCGGCCGAGGGCAAGGGCTGCTACACCGTTGACAATGAGGTGCAGCCATCGGGGCCTGAGGACAATGTCGTCATCATCTACCTCAGCCGGGCTGGGAATCACGAGGCCGCAGTAGTGGCAGGAGGAGGCCCTGGGCAGCAGCCCCTGGGCTTGCTCCTGCTGGGCCAAagcctccttctcctcttcctcgcCTCCTTCTAG
- the STRA6 gene encoding receptor for retinol uptake STRA6 gives MSSQAAGNQTAGATEDYSYGSWYIDEPPGGEEPKPERPVSLCQTSIPPSLSHACLASLSVLVLLLLAVLVRRRQLWPRCGHGRPGLPSPVDFLAEDKSRTVPTAVFMVLFSSLCLLLPDEDPLPFLTLIWTPSQGPWKMLALLYYPALYYPLAACATARHGAAYLLGSLLSWAHFGVQVWQRVECPQTPKIYKYYSLLASLPLLLGLGFLSLWYPVQLVRSFSHRAAADSEVLQSSYSEEYLRYLLRRKKLQSSSHISKHGFLSQAWICFRHHIYTPQQGFRLPLKLVLSAALTGTAIYQVALLLLVGVVPTIQKVRAGITADVSYLLAGFGIVLSEDRQEVVELVKHHLWALEVCYVSALVLSCSLTFLVQIRSLVMHRANLQALYRGAALDLGSQAQSPHPSRQAIFCWMSFSAYQTAFTCLGLLVQQTIFFLGTMALAFLVFVPVLHGRNLLLLRALESSWPFWLTLALAVTLQNMAAHWAFLETHHGCPELTNRRALFAVVFLLFPINVLVGTTVATWRVLLSALHNAIHLSQMDLSLLPPKAATFDPGYHTYRNFLKIEVSQSHPAVTAFCTLLLRGRTPQPQLPARPQDSLRAGEEEEGMQLLQTKDPTTKVAGPRASHGRARWGLAYTLLHNPALQAFRKPALSEAWTNGTQP, from the exons GCCTGTGTCCTTGTGCCAGACCAGCATACCGCCCAGTCTCTCCCACGCCTGCCTGGCCTCGCTGTCG GTCcttgtgctgctgctgctggccgtGCTGGTGAGGCGCCGCCAGCTGTGGCCCCGCTGTGGGCACGGCAGGCCCGGGTTGCCCAG CCCTGTGGATTTCTTGGCTGAGGACAAGTCCCGGACGGTGCCCACTGCTGTCTTCATGGTCCTCTTCAGCTCCTTGTGCTTGCTGCTCCCCGATGAGGACCCGCTGCCCTTCCTGACCCTCATCTGGACACCCAGCCAAG GGCCCTGGAAGATGCTGGCTTTGCTCTATTACCCAGCCCTCTACTACCCTCTGGCCGCCTGTGCCACAGCCAGGCATGGAGCTGCGTACCTCCTTGGAAGCTTACTGTCCTGGGCCCACTTTGGAGTCCAGGTCTGGCAGAGAGTGGAGTGTCCCCAGACACCCAAG ATCTACAAGTACTACTCCCTGCTGGCCTCCCTGCCTCTCCTTCTGGGCCTGGGATTCCTGAGCCTCTGGTACCCAGTGCAGCTGGTGAGAAGCTTCAGCCACAGGGCAGCAGCGGACTCTGAG GTGCTGCAGAGCAGCTACTCTGAGGAGTATCTGAGGTACCTCCTTCGCCGGAAGAAGTTGCAAAGCAG CTCCCACATCTCCAAGCATGGCTTCCTGTCCCAGGCCTGGATCTGCTTCAGACACCATATCTACACCCCGCAGCAAG GATTCCGACTCCCCCTGAAACTGGTGCTTTCggccgccctgacagggaccGCCATTTACCAG GTGGCCCTGCTGCTGCTGGTGGGCGTGGTTCCCACCATCCAGAAGGTGAGGGCAGGCATCACCGCGGACGTCTCCTACTTGCTGGCCGGCTTTGGGATCGTGCTCTCAGAGGACAGGCAGGAGGTGGTGGAGCTGGTGAAGCACCACCTGTGGGCACTGGAAG TTTGCTACGTCTCAGCTCTGGTCCTGTCTTGCTCACTCACCTTCCTCGTCCAGATTCGCTCACTGGTGATGCACAG GGCCAACCTGCAAGCTCTGTACCGAGGGGCTGCCCTGGACCTGGGCTCCCAAGCTCAGAGCCCCCACCCCTCTCGCCaggccatattctgttggatgaGCTTCAGTGCCTACCAGACTGCCTTCACTTGCCTTG GACTCCTGGTGCAGCAAACCATCTTCTTCTTGGGGACCATGGCCCTCGCTTTCCTGGTGTTTGTGCCTGTGCTCCATGGCAGGAACCTCCTGCTCCTCCGAGCCCTGGAGTCCTCATG GCCCTTTTGGCTGACCTTGGCCCTGGCTGTGACTCTGCAGAACATGGCGGCCCACTGGGCCTTCCTGGAGACTCACCACGGATGCCCAGAGCTGACCAACCG GCGAGCTCTCTTTGCTGttgtcttccttctcttccccatCAACGTGCTGGTGGGCACCACGGTGGCCACCTGGCGAGTGCTCCTCTCTGCCCTCCACAATGCCATCCACCTTAGCCAGATGGACCTCAGCCTGCTGCCGCCTAAGGCCGCCACTTTTGACCCCG GCTACCACACATACCGAAACTTCTTGAAGATTGAGGTCAGCCAGTCACACCCGGCTGTGACAGCCTTCTGCACCCTGCTTCTACGAGGGCGGacaccccagccccagctcccaGCACGCCCCCAGGACAGCCTCAGAGCCGGGGAGGAAGAAGAAG GAATGCAGTTGCTACAGACCAAAGACCCCACCACCAAGGTAGCAGGGCCCAGGGCCAGCCACGGCAGGGCCCGCTGGGGTCTAGCCTACACGCTGCTCCACAACCCAGCCCTGCAGGCCTTCCGGAAGCCAGCCCTGTCAGAGGCCTGGACCAACGGCACCCAGCCCTGA